A single genomic interval of Zingiber officinale cultivar Zhangliang chromosome 4A, Zo_v1.1, whole genome shotgun sequence harbors:
- the LOC121973596 gene encoding protein SOB FIVE-LIKE 5-like isoform X1 yields MTMEEEEVVEGVISSEHYSSGSCQSGWTAYLDHQSWPCHHSLLLCDKNSVSSSSSFFSFFCSHVHPRQEQEQEQEEDMSMVSDASSRPPQLHRAIHRHDDDGRKRRAEADRQKGCSSSLLEDTASSQLKRKKMRYLESFPAMKPTARPAVGVEEGGEEEELMDDL; encoded by the exons ATGACgatggaggaggaagaggtggtgGAAGGTGTGATCAGTTCCGAGCACTACAGCAGCGGATCGTGCCAGTCTGGTTGGACTGCCTACTTAGACCACCAGTCTTGGCCATGCCACCACTCTCTTCTTCTCTGCGACAAAAactctgtttcttcttcttcttcttttttctccttcttctgcaGTCATGTTCATCCTCGACAGGAACAGGAACAGGAACAGGAGGAGGACATGTCCATGGTGTCTGATGCATCCTCCAGACCACCTCAATTGCATCGAGCAATACACAGGCATGATGATGATGGCAGGAAGAGGAGGGCTGAGGCAGACCGACAAAAGGGCTGCTCCAGCTCCCTTTTGGAGGACACTGCTAGCTCTCAGCTTAAG AGGAAGAAAATGAGGTACCTTGAGTCCTTCCCTGCCATGAAGCCGACTGCTAGACCA GCAGTAGGTGTCGAggaaggaggagaagaggaagaactgATGGATGATCTGTGA
- the LOC121973596 gene encoding protein SOB FIVE-LIKE 5-like isoform X2: protein MTMEEEEVVEGVISSEHYSSGSCQSGWTAYLDHQSWPCHHSLLLCDKNSVSSSSSFFSFFCSHVHPRQEQEQEQEEDMSMVSDASSRPPQLHRAIHRHDDDGRKRRAEADRQKGCSSSLLEDTASSQLKRKKMRYLESFPAMKPTARP from the exons ATGACgatggaggaggaagaggtggtgGAAGGTGTGATCAGTTCCGAGCACTACAGCAGCGGATCGTGCCAGTCTGGTTGGACTGCCTACTTAGACCACCAGTCTTGGCCATGCCACCACTCTCTTCTTCTCTGCGACAAAAactctgtttcttcttcttcttcttttttctccttcttctgcaGTCATGTTCATCCTCGACAGGAACAGGAACAGGAACAGGAGGAGGACATGTCCATGGTGTCTGATGCATCCTCCAGACCACCTCAATTGCATCGAGCAATACACAGGCATGATGATGATGGCAGGAAGAGGAGGGCTGAGGCAGACCGACAAAAGGGCTGCTCCAGCTCCCTTTTGGAGGACACTGCTAGCTCTCAGCTTAAG AGGAAGAAAATGAGGTACCTTGAGTCCTTCCCTGCCATGAAGCCGACTGCTAGACCA TAG